A region from the Gossypium hirsutum isolate 1008001.06 chromosome A08, Gossypium_hirsutum_v2.1, whole genome shotgun sequence genome encodes:
- the LOC107909201 gene encoding uncharacterized protein isoform X1: protein MSNDLASQQLMAQLEPISSKMSMGFGIDESLQQQIPSNMAKDQMGSMPNNCESQLPSISNQQVGYVESQAYTQLPQQYLMSNKPVGEMIPTVLDSMRQHQLPTLNKRKELMEPIAPSSLPKKLSLPNKQVAHMEPRPWLQPLSVPSKRPVQMQSVSSSLGSEPSPASNKRSLPSKVGSSASRNQPAPIRPSSKVQTESFQSVRSKMRESLVGALALVSQLQSENAMVEKNSGKTEEGSHPVDSDSGKSDAVHTLSAEPQGILLPNRHGGTVRNNSEGTEVVQCNELQFQSSNLLPDEDVQFTDNLFARDELLQGNGLSWVLEPQLKVGKDGLKQSLQSPQELAYQIEAELFKLFGGVNKKYKEKGRSLLFNLKDRNNPELRERVVSGKITPHRLCSMSAEELASKELSEWRQAKAEEFAQMVVLPDVEVDIRRLVRKTHKGEFQVEVEQTDSASVEVSAGTSTIRRPKTEAKETPRTIKTVGKKDELDTGSEKSNLEDPNLTITIPSSEGPDPMQGLMGEDEIKNVDFLPPIVSLDEFMQSLGSEPPFENLPDEAGKATAISAKDDSEAGSDSKSFGRASQIPVKTMPDKPGTSDASNVKSVSDVKLNDIPAKTETIVSTTTSKGERVWEGMLQLNLSTTTSVICTFKSGERTSTEWPSILEIKGRVRLEAFEKFLQELPLSRSRAVMVIHIVCKEGSSESERQSLVETADSYISDGRAGLAEPACGVELYCCPPDAKTLEMLTKVLSKDQIQALNALDNGLIGVVVWRRTQLTSPNSTSHHKHISKKQHFTSQKSNTDIDSNSTSVLPPMSSHGGLPHFEAPPDDEGDDIPPGFGPGTMSRDEDDLPKFNFSSGPNTNPSGPQYPAGYQSQASRLHAQTSSCPVDQMRELIQKYGQPTTNTPLRVPLQQWNDNDDDEDDDIPEWQPTSQQQPLPPQVNRFQQPMQVPGQQNAAQPWQQQQQGNGRVPPPGSQGKQFGDGSQFYGQNVRTGQPVWRKDVSNNRGF, encoded by the exons ATGTCCAATGATCTGGCATCTCAGCAATTGATGGCACAGCTTGAACCCATTTCCAGCAAGATGTCCATGGGATTTGGGATTGATGAATCTTTACAGCAGCAGATACCATCGAATATGGCGAAAGATCAGATGGGATCCATGCCTAATAATTGCGAGTCTCAGTTACCGTCAATATCAAATCAACAAGTTGGATATGTTGAGTCCCAAGCTTATACTCAGCTACCACAGCAGTATTTAATGTCTAATAAGCCAGTGGGAGAAATGATTCCAACCGTGCTGGATAGCATGAGACAACATCAATTACCAACTTTGAATAAGCGTAAGGAGCTGATGGAACCAATTGCCCCGAGTTCTCTTCCAAAGAAGTTATCACTGCCAAACAAACAAGTGGCACATATGGAACCCAGGCCATGGTTGCAACCATTATCTGTTCCTAGTAAAAGACCTGTTCAGATGCAATCTGTTTCTAGCTCGCTGGGATCAGAACCTTCTCCAGCATCGAATAAGAGATCACTTCCGAGCAAAGTTGGGTCATCAGCTTCAAGGAATCAACCTGCACCTATACGGCCATCATCAAAGGTTCAGACTGAGTCATTTCAATCTGTGAGGTCCAAGATGCGGGAATCTTTAGTTGGTGCCCTGGCATTGGTTTCTCAGCTGCAAAGTGAAAATGCAATGGTGGAGAAGAACTCTGGGAAGACAGAAGAGGGTTCTCACCCAGTTGATTCCGATTCTGGCAAGTCTGATGCTGTCCACACTTTATCTGCAGAACCCCAGGGGATATTGCTTCCCAACCGACACGGTGGTACTGTCAGAAATAATAGTGAAGGTACAGAAGTTGTGCAATGCAATGAGCTGCAATTTCAATCCAGCAATCTTTTACCTGATGAGGATGTTCAATTTACTGACAACTTATTTGCAAGAGATGAACTTTTGCAGGGAAATGGCCTTTCTTGGGTATTAGAACCTCAATTGAAGGTGGGAAAAGATGGTTTAAAACAATCATTACAGTCTCCACAAGAGTTGGCTTATCAAATTGAAGCAGAACTCTTTAAATTATTTGGAGGTGTGAATAAAAAGTATAAAGAGAAGGGCAGGTCTCTTTTGTTTAACTTAAAGGATCGTAATAACCCTGAACTCAGAGAAAGAGTTGTGTCTGGTAAAATTACCCCACACAGGCTTTGTTCTATGAGTGCTGAGGAACTGGCTTCTAAAGAGCTTTCAGAGTGGCGGCAAGCAAAAGCAGAAGAGTTTGCTCAAATGGTAGTTTTGCCAGATGTAGAAGTTGATATTAGACGTCTAGTAAGGAAAACTCATAAGGGTGAGTTTCAAGTGGAGGTTGAACAAACTGACAGTGCTTCAGTAGAAGTATCTGCTGGAACTTCAACTATTCGGCGACCAAAAACTGAGGCAAAAGAAACTCCTAGAACCATTAAAACTGTCGGAAAGAAAGATGAATTAGATACTGGAAGTGAAAAGAGTAATCTAGAGGACCCAAATCTTACCATTACCATTCCTTCAAGCGAGGGACCTGATCCAATGCAAGGGTTGATGGGAGAAGATGAAATCAAGAACGTGGATTTTTTGCCTCCAATTGTTTCCCTTGACGAGTTTATGCAATCTCTTGGTTCAGAGCCACCGTTTGAGAATTTACCTGATGAGGCTGGAAAAGCAACAGCAATTTCTGCTAAGGATGACTCAGAAGCTGGGTCTGACTCAAAGTCTTTTGGTCGAGCTTCACAAATTCCTGTGAAGACAATGCCTGATAAACCTGGAACTAGTGATGCAAGCAATGTGAAATCAGTTTCAGATGTTAAGCTGAATGACATTCCTGCAAAAACAGAAACTATAGTTTCTACAACCACTTCGAAGGGTGAACGTGTCTGGGAAGGGATGCTCCAGCTAAACCTCTCAACCACAACCTCTGTTATTTGTACTTTTAAAAG CGGTGAAAGAACTTCTACGGAGTGGCCTAGCATTCTTGAAATCAAAGGCAGAGTCAGACTTGAAGCATTCGAGAAGTTCCTCCAAGAGCTTCCATTGTCTCGGAGTCGTGCTGTTATG GTTATTCATATCGTTTGCAAGGAGGGATCGTCCGAGAGCGAACGGCAGAGCCTGGTCGAG ACGGCTGATTCATATATTTCAGACGGGAGAGCTGGTCTTGCTGAGCCTGCTTGCGGGGTCGAACTTTATTGTTGCCCACCCGATGCAAAAACACTTGAAATGCTCACCAAGGTACTTTCAAAGGACCAAATTCAAGCTCTTAATGCGTTAGATAATGGTCTAATTGGTGTTGTTGTATGGAGAAGAACTCAATTAACATCACCGAACTCAACTTCACACCATAAACACATCTCGAAAAAGCAACACTTCACTTCTCAAAAAAGCAACACTGACATCGATTCTAACTCTACGTCGGTGCTGCCGCCGATGTCTTCTCATGGCGGACTTCCTCATTTTGAAGCTCCTCCTGATGATGAGGGTGACGATATTCCACCGGGATTTGGCCCTGGGACAATGTCCCGGGATGAAGATGACCTACCCAAGTTTAATTTCTCTAGTGGCCCGAACACAAACCCGTCAGGGCCACAATACCCTGCCGGGTACCAGTCCCAAGCCTCTCGTTTACACGCTCAAACATCATCTTGCCCTGTTGATCAAATGAGAGAGCTCATACAAAAGTATGGGCAACCAACTACTAATACTCCTCTAAGGGTTCCACTGCAACAGTGGAACGATAATGACGACGACGAGGATGACGATATACCGGAATGGCAGCCAACATCCCAACAACAACCCCTACCACCCCAAGTCAATAGATTTCAACAGCCAATGCAAGTTCCCGGTCAACAAAATGCTGCTCAGCCATGGCAGCAACAGCAACAAGGGAATGGGCGGGTTCCTCCACCTGGTTCACAAGGCAAACAATTTGGTGATGGAAGTCAATTCTATGGGCAAAATGTAAGAACTGGACAGCCTGTTTGGCGAAAAGATGTTTCTAACAATAGAGGGTTTTAG
- the LOC107909201 gene encoding uncharacterized protein isoform X3 codes for MSNDLASQQLMAQLEPISSKMSMGFGIDESLQQQIPSNMAKDQMGSMPNNCESQLPSISNQQVGYVESQAYTQLPQQYLMSNKPVGEMIPTVLDSMRQHQLPTLNKRKELMEPIAPSSLPKKLSLPNKQVAHMEPRPWLQPLSVPSKRPVQMQSVSSSLGSEPSPASNKRSLPSKVGSSASRNQPAPIRPSSKVQTESFQSVRSKMRESLVGALALVSQLQSENAMVEKNSGKTEEGSHPVDSDSGKSDAVHTLSAEPQGILLPNRHGGTVRNNSEGTEVVQCNELQFQSSNLLPDEDVQFTDNLFARDELLQGNGLSWVLEPQLKVGKDGLKQSLQSPQELAYQIEAELFKLFGGVNKKYKEKGRSLLFNLKDRNNPELRERVVSGKITPHRLCSMSAEELASKELSEWRQAKAEEFAQMVVLPDVEVDIRRLVRKTHKGEFQVEVEQTDSASVEVSAGTSTIRRPKTEAKETPRTIKTVGKKDELDTGSEKSNLEDPNLTITIPSSEGPDPMQGLMGEDEIKNVDFLPPIVSLDEFMQSLGSEPPFENLPDEAGKATAISAKDDSEAGSDSKSFGRASQIPVKTMPDKPGTSDASNVKSVSDVKLNDIPAKTETIVSTTTSKGERVWEGMLQLNLSTTTSVICTFKSGERTSTEWPSILEIKGRVRLEAFEKFLQELPLSRSRAVMVIHIVCKEGSSESERQSLVETADSYISDGRAGLAEPACGVELYCCPPDAKTLEMLTKLLLMMRVTIFHRDLALGQCPGMKMTYPSLISLVARTQTRQGHNTLPGTSPKPLVYTLKHHLALLIK; via the exons ATGTCCAATGATCTGGCATCTCAGCAATTGATGGCACAGCTTGAACCCATTTCCAGCAAGATGTCCATGGGATTTGGGATTGATGAATCTTTACAGCAGCAGATACCATCGAATATGGCGAAAGATCAGATGGGATCCATGCCTAATAATTGCGAGTCTCAGTTACCGTCAATATCAAATCAACAAGTTGGATATGTTGAGTCCCAAGCTTATACTCAGCTACCACAGCAGTATTTAATGTCTAATAAGCCAGTGGGAGAAATGATTCCAACCGTGCTGGATAGCATGAGACAACATCAATTACCAACTTTGAATAAGCGTAAGGAGCTGATGGAACCAATTGCCCCGAGTTCTCTTCCAAAGAAGTTATCACTGCCAAACAAACAAGTGGCACATATGGAACCCAGGCCATGGTTGCAACCATTATCTGTTCCTAGTAAAAGACCTGTTCAGATGCAATCTGTTTCTAGCTCGCTGGGATCAGAACCTTCTCCAGCATCGAATAAGAGATCACTTCCGAGCAAAGTTGGGTCATCAGCTTCAAGGAATCAACCTGCACCTATACGGCCATCATCAAAGGTTCAGACTGAGTCATTTCAATCTGTGAGGTCCAAGATGCGGGAATCTTTAGTTGGTGCCCTGGCATTGGTTTCTCAGCTGCAAAGTGAAAATGCAATGGTGGAGAAGAACTCTGGGAAGACAGAAGAGGGTTCTCACCCAGTTGATTCCGATTCTGGCAAGTCTGATGCTGTCCACACTTTATCTGCAGAACCCCAGGGGATATTGCTTCCCAACCGACACGGTGGTACTGTCAGAAATAATAGTGAAGGTACAGAAGTTGTGCAATGCAATGAGCTGCAATTTCAATCCAGCAATCTTTTACCTGATGAGGATGTTCAATTTACTGACAACTTATTTGCAAGAGATGAACTTTTGCAGGGAAATGGCCTTTCTTGGGTATTAGAACCTCAATTGAAGGTGGGAAAAGATGGTTTAAAACAATCATTACAGTCTCCACAAGAGTTGGCTTATCAAATTGAAGCAGAACTCTTTAAATTATTTGGAGGTGTGAATAAAAAGTATAAAGAGAAGGGCAGGTCTCTTTTGTTTAACTTAAAGGATCGTAATAACCCTGAACTCAGAGAAAGAGTTGTGTCTGGTAAAATTACCCCACACAGGCTTTGTTCTATGAGTGCTGAGGAACTGGCTTCTAAAGAGCTTTCAGAGTGGCGGCAAGCAAAAGCAGAAGAGTTTGCTCAAATGGTAGTTTTGCCAGATGTAGAAGTTGATATTAGACGTCTAGTAAGGAAAACTCATAAGGGTGAGTTTCAAGTGGAGGTTGAACAAACTGACAGTGCTTCAGTAGAAGTATCTGCTGGAACTTCAACTATTCGGCGACCAAAAACTGAGGCAAAAGAAACTCCTAGAACCATTAAAACTGTCGGAAAGAAAGATGAATTAGATACTGGAAGTGAAAAGAGTAATCTAGAGGACCCAAATCTTACCATTACCATTCCTTCAAGCGAGGGACCTGATCCAATGCAAGGGTTGATGGGAGAAGATGAAATCAAGAACGTGGATTTTTTGCCTCCAATTGTTTCCCTTGACGAGTTTATGCAATCTCTTGGTTCAGAGCCACCGTTTGAGAATTTACCTGATGAGGCTGGAAAAGCAACAGCAATTTCTGCTAAGGATGACTCAGAAGCTGGGTCTGACTCAAAGTCTTTTGGTCGAGCTTCACAAATTCCTGTGAAGACAATGCCTGATAAACCTGGAACTAGTGATGCAAGCAATGTGAAATCAGTTTCAGATGTTAAGCTGAATGACATTCCTGCAAAAACAGAAACTATAGTTTCTACAACCACTTCGAAGGGTGAACGTGTCTGGGAAGGGATGCTCCAGCTAAACCTCTCAACCACAACCTCTGTTATTTGTACTTTTAAAAG CGGTGAAAGAACTTCTACGGAGTGGCCTAGCATTCTTGAAATCAAAGGCAGAGTCAGACTTGAAGCATTCGAGAAGTTCCTCCAAGAGCTTCCATTGTCTCGGAGTCGTGCTGTTATG GTTATTCATATCGTTTGCAAGGAGGGATCGTCCGAGAGCGAACGGCAGAGCCTGGTCGAG ACGGCTGATTCATATATTTCAGACGGGAGAGCTGGTCTTGCTGAGCCTGCTTGCGGGGTCGAACTTTATTGTTGCCCACCCGATGCAAAAACACTTGAAATGCTCACCAAG CTCCTCCTGATGATGAGGGTGACGATATTCCACCGGGATTTGGCCCTGGGACAATGTCCCGGGATGAAGATGACCTACCCAAGTTTAATTTCTCTAGTGGCCCGAACACAAACCCGTCAGGGCCACAATACCCTGCCGGGTACCAGTCCCAAGCCTCTCGTTTACACGCTCAAACATCATCTTGCCCTGTTGATCAAATGA
- the LOC107909201 gene encoding uncharacterized protein isoform X2, whose translation MAQLEPISSKMSMGFGIDESLQQQIPSNMAKDQMGSMPNNCESQLPSISNQQVGYVESQAYTQLPQQYLMSNKPVGEMIPTVLDSMRQHQLPTLNKRKELMEPIAPSSLPKKLSLPNKQVAHMEPRPWLQPLSVPSKRPVQMQSVSSSLGSEPSPASNKRSLPSKVGSSASRNQPAPIRPSSKVQTESFQSVRSKMRESLVGALALVSQLQSENAMVEKNSGKTEEGSHPVDSDSGKSDAVHTLSAEPQGILLPNRHGGTVRNNSEGTEVVQCNELQFQSSNLLPDEDVQFTDNLFARDELLQGNGLSWVLEPQLKVGKDGLKQSLQSPQELAYQIEAELFKLFGGVNKKYKEKGRSLLFNLKDRNNPELRERVVSGKITPHRLCSMSAEELASKELSEWRQAKAEEFAQMVVLPDVEVDIRRLVRKTHKGEFQVEVEQTDSASVEVSAGTSTIRRPKTEAKETPRTIKTVGKKDELDTGSEKSNLEDPNLTITIPSSEGPDPMQGLMGEDEIKNVDFLPPIVSLDEFMQSLGSEPPFENLPDEAGKATAISAKDDSEAGSDSKSFGRASQIPVKTMPDKPGTSDASNVKSVSDVKLNDIPAKTETIVSTTTSKGERVWEGMLQLNLSTTTSVICTFKSGERTSTEWPSILEIKGRVRLEAFEKFLQELPLSRSRAVMVIHIVCKEGSSESERQSLVETADSYISDGRAGLAEPACGVELYCCPPDAKTLEMLTKVLSKDQIQALNALDNGLIGVVVWRRTQLTSPNSTSHHKHISKKQHFTSQKSNTDIDSNSTSVLPPMSSHGGLPHFEAPPDDEGDDIPPGFGPGTMSRDEDDLPKFNFSSGPNTNPSGPQYPAGYQSQASRLHAQTSSCPVDQMRELIQKYGQPTTNTPLRVPLQQWNDNDDDEDDDIPEWQPTSQQQPLPPQVNRFQQPMQVPGQQNAAQPWQQQQQGNGRVPPPGSQGKQFGDGSQFYGQNVRTGQPVWRKDVSNNRGF comes from the exons ATGGCACAGCTTGAACCCATTTCCAGCAAGATGTCCATGGGATTTGGGATTGATGAATCTTTACAGCAGCAGATACCATCGAATATGGCGAAAGATCAGATGGGATCCATGCCTAATAATTGCGAGTCTCAGTTACCGTCAATATCAAATCAACAAGTTGGATATGTTGAGTCCCAAGCTTATACTCAGCTACCACAGCAGTATTTAATGTCTAATAAGCCAGTGGGAGAAATGATTCCAACCGTGCTGGATAGCATGAGACAACATCAATTACCAACTTTGAATAAGCGTAAGGAGCTGATGGAACCAATTGCCCCGAGTTCTCTTCCAAAGAAGTTATCACTGCCAAACAAACAAGTGGCACATATGGAACCCAGGCCATGGTTGCAACCATTATCTGTTCCTAGTAAAAGACCTGTTCAGATGCAATCTGTTTCTAGCTCGCTGGGATCAGAACCTTCTCCAGCATCGAATAAGAGATCACTTCCGAGCAAAGTTGGGTCATCAGCTTCAAGGAATCAACCTGCACCTATACGGCCATCATCAAAGGTTCAGACTGAGTCATTTCAATCTGTGAGGTCCAAGATGCGGGAATCTTTAGTTGGTGCCCTGGCATTGGTTTCTCAGCTGCAAAGTGAAAATGCAATGGTGGAGAAGAACTCTGGGAAGACAGAAGAGGGTTCTCACCCAGTTGATTCCGATTCTGGCAAGTCTGATGCTGTCCACACTTTATCTGCAGAACCCCAGGGGATATTGCTTCCCAACCGACACGGTGGTACTGTCAGAAATAATAGTGAAGGTACAGAAGTTGTGCAATGCAATGAGCTGCAATTTCAATCCAGCAATCTTTTACCTGATGAGGATGTTCAATTTACTGACAACTTATTTGCAAGAGATGAACTTTTGCAGGGAAATGGCCTTTCTTGGGTATTAGAACCTCAATTGAAGGTGGGAAAAGATGGTTTAAAACAATCATTACAGTCTCCACAAGAGTTGGCTTATCAAATTGAAGCAGAACTCTTTAAATTATTTGGAGGTGTGAATAAAAAGTATAAAGAGAAGGGCAGGTCTCTTTTGTTTAACTTAAAGGATCGTAATAACCCTGAACTCAGAGAAAGAGTTGTGTCTGGTAAAATTACCCCACACAGGCTTTGTTCTATGAGTGCTGAGGAACTGGCTTCTAAAGAGCTTTCAGAGTGGCGGCAAGCAAAAGCAGAAGAGTTTGCTCAAATGGTAGTTTTGCCAGATGTAGAAGTTGATATTAGACGTCTAGTAAGGAAAACTCATAAGGGTGAGTTTCAAGTGGAGGTTGAACAAACTGACAGTGCTTCAGTAGAAGTATCTGCTGGAACTTCAACTATTCGGCGACCAAAAACTGAGGCAAAAGAAACTCCTAGAACCATTAAAACTGTCGGAAAGAAAGATGAATTAGATACTGGAAGTGAAAAGAGTAATCTAGAGGACCCAAATCTTACCATTACCATTCCTTCAAGCGAGGGACCTGATCCAATGCAAGGGTTGATGGGAGAAGATGAAATCAAGAACGTGGATTTTTTGCCTCCAATTGTTTCCCTTGACGAGTTTATGCAATCTCTTGGTTCAGAGCCACCGTTTGAGAATTTACCTGATGAGGCTGGAAAAGCAACAGCAATTTCTGCTAAGGATGACTCAGAAGCTGGGTCTGACTCAAAGTCTTTTGGTCGAGCTTCACAAATTCCTGTGAAGACAATGCCTGATAAACCTGGAACTAGTGATGCAAGCAATGTGAAATCAGTTTCAGATGTTAAGCTGAATGACATTCCTGCAAAAACAGAAACTATAGTTTCTACAACCACTTCGAAGGGTGAACGTGTCTGGGAAGGGATGCTCCAGCTAAACCTCTCAACCACAACCTCTGTTATTTGTACTTTTAAAAG CGGTGAAAGAACTTCTACGGAGTGGCCTAGCATTCTTGAAATCAAAGGCAGAGTCAGACTTGAAGCATTCGAGAAGTTCCTCCAAGAGCTTCCATTGTCTCGGAGTCGTGCTGTTATG GTTATTCATATCGTTTGCAAGGAGGGATCGTCCGAGAGCGAACGGCAGAGCCTGGTCGAG ACGGCTGATTCATATATTTCAGACGGGAGAGCTGGTCTTGCTGAGCCTGCTTGCGGGGTCGAACTTTATTGTTGCCCACCCGATGCAAAAACACTTGAAATGCTCACCAAGGTACTTTCAAAGGACCAAATTCAAGCTCTTAATGCGTTAGATAATGGTCTAATTGGTGTTGTTGTATGGAGAAGAACTCAATTAACATCACCGAACTCAACTTCACACCATAAACACATCTCGAAAAAGCAACACTTCACTTCTCAAAAAAGCAACACTGACATCGATTCTAACTCTACGTCGGTGCTGCCGCCGATGTCTTCTCATGGCGGACTTCCTCATTTTGAAGCTCCTCCTGATGATGAGGGTGACGATATTCCACCGGGATTTGGCCCTGGGACAATGTCCCGGGATGAAGATGACCTACCCAAGTTTAATTTCTCTAGTGGCCCGAACACAAACCCGTCAGGGCCACAATACCCTGCCGGGTACCAGTCCCAAGCCTCTCGTTTACACGCTCAAACATCATCTTGCCCTGTTGATCAAATGAGAGAGCTCATACAAAAGTATGGGCAACCAACTACTAATACTCCTCTAAGGGTTCCACTGCAACAGTGGAACGATAATGACGACGACGAGGATGACGATATACCGGAATGGCAGCCAACATCCCAACAACAACCCCTACCACCCCAAGTCAATAGATTTCAACAGCCAATGCAAGTTCCCGGTCAACAAAATGCTGCTCAGCCATGGCAGCAACAGCAACAAGGGAATGGGCGGGTTCCTCCACCTGGTTCACAAGGCAAACAATTTGGTGATGGAAGTCAATTCTATGGGCAAAATGTAAGAACTGGACAGCCTGTTTGGCGAAAAGATGTTTCTAACAATAGAGGGTTTTAG
- the LOC107909203 gene encoding stress response protein NST1, whose protein sequence is MVGGGSRRDEGSLVITNTNVFAALETLRKKKKSDKDRRSKKSSSKSEKQQKSQQEAESQVFWAPAPLTVKSWADVDDEDDDDYYATTAPPQSVWGSSEPSQSHEEKTANVEDSESEEDILDEGDDDIEEDHEHEPEIQVHPEPVLKRDPEIPAPPKEAERQLSKKERKKKELEELEALLADFGVTQKENNSNDESRDVAQEKKGGEGEKKDNPPGESKSAKKKKKKDKSKEGKESQDQPTSTDTTNGLDDFAGTEQTEEDVAAVDVKERLKKVASMKKKKSSKEMDAAAKAAAQEAAARSAKLAAAKKKEKNRYNQQPVR, encoded by the exons ATGGTGGGTGGAGGTAGCAGGAGAGACGAAGGATCATTAGTGATCACCAACACGAACGTGTTCGCTGCTCTCGAAACTCTCCGGAAGAAGAAGAAATCCGACAAGGACCGGCGGTCGAAGAAATCTTCTTCCAAGTCTGAAAAACAACAGAAGTCGCAACAAGAAGCCGAGTCTCAGGTGTTTTGGGCTCCGGCACCTCTCACCGTCAAGTCGTGGGCCGATGTTGATGATGAAGACGATGACGATTATTATGCTACCACTGCTCCACCTCAGTCCGTTTGGGGATCCTCGGAACCTTCTCAGAGTCACGAAGAGAAGACAGCTAATGTAGAG GACAGTGAGAGTGAAGAAGATATTTTAGATGAAGGAGATGATGATATAGAGGAAGATCATGAACATGAACCGGAAATTCAAGTACATCCAGAGCCTGTGCTAAAAAGGGATCCTGAAATTCCTGCACCGCCCAAAGAGGCAGAAAGGCAACTTTcaaagaaagagaggaagaaaaagGAACTCGAAGAGTTGGAGGCTCTTCTTGCTGATTTTGGAGTCACACAGAAGGAAAACAACAGCAATGACGAGTCACGTG ATGTTGCacaagaaaagaaaggaggagaaggagaaaagaaagataATCCACCCGGAGAGTCTAAAAGTgccaagaagaagaaaaagaaggataAATCAAAGGAAGGAAAAGAATCACAAGATCAACCTACTAGTACAGACACTACCAACGGGCTAGATGACTTTGCTGGGACCGAGCAAACTGAGGAGGATGTAGCTGCTGTTGATGTGAAAGAGCGGCTAAAGAAGGTGGCATctatgaagaagaagaaatctAGTAAAGAGATGGACGCTGCTGCAAAAGCTGCTGCACAAGAGGCTGCTGCAAGGAGTGCGAAGCTTGCTGCTgcaaagaagaaagagaagaaccGTTACAACCAACAGCCTGTACGGTAA